The nucleotide sequence ATCAATCGTCGCCCGCTACGGAGCGGCACAGAAGCCCTCGACGGCTTAATGTAAACATCAGGGTGCTTCCACGACGAGCAGCCACTGCGGGACGCTACGGCCGCCTGAAGCTTTCGAGGGCCCGACACTGTGTTTCCATCGCCCCACCGGGAGTGATTCCGTCGAAGACGTTATGAACAGTCGGAAGTCCTCCGTCCCGCAATGAACCACGAGGGAGATTGAGAGGCCTTGCCGGAAAGCAACCTCTCAAGTGCAGACATCGGAGAACATGACGGTGGGTCTGGCTAGATCCCTGTCGAATCGTGAGTGTATTCGACGGGGGGTTCGTTCAACCGCTGCCAGATGGCGATATCTTCGGGCGTCGCCAGGCGGACATGGCTGATCTCGACAGGAAAATCTTCACCGGTCCGGTCGAGCAGTTCTGTGTGGATTCGGTGGAGTGCGGCATGGCCAGCAATCCAGGCATCGACTTCACTCTCTGCCGTGACCAGGGCATGTCGAATCGGAGACGCGACGTAGTAGGTAACCATTTTCTGCTCCTTTTGTACTCCTCACTACGACCCGCAACCACCTGCGGCGGCCTTGATATTCAGTCTGATTTGTTTCCTGCTGGACGTTCAAGAATTTTTTTGTTTTTGGGATTCGTCCCACGGACACCAATCCCATTCCTAGGCCGACTCCTCAAACAACAGGGTCAGGAGCCAGCCCTATTACACCTACCCATCACCTCGCTTTAACGGAGGTTTGCCAGTTCTCATCAAAGTAGTCCGCTTGAATCACCTCTTCGGGGAAGGCTTCATTCGTTGGTTGCCATTGTTCCGCCCCGGGCGTCACTTTAATGACGCTCCAGTCTCCCTGCCGCGGGAACAACAAGTAGTTGAACGCTGCGAACTCTTTTTCATGGAAGGTATGTCCGCTGTTAATCACCACATAGCGATCGGCCGCCAGAGGGCTGGGGTGGATCAGTGCAGGAGCGTGTCCGACAGACGCGTAGTCGCGGTTTCCGAGCGTCAACGTTTCAGGGGTCCACGTGAGAGGCAGACTGGGGAGAACCTTCGCGATCAGGGAGTTGCTGCCAGGATCACCAAAGAGGATCAGATGTTTGTCCCGGAGGTCTTCGGCCGTCACCTCGGTATCGTTTTTGACGGTCAGGTCTCCCCGCATGTAACGAGCCCATTCGTACTCAAACCGCCGCAGGCTGGCGTCAGCCCACGCGTGGATCTCGGGGTTCCAGGCTTTCCCTGTCCCGCGTACGCAGAGGAAAGGAGAACTGAAGGCATCGTCAATGGGACCTTGCAACCCGGGACGTTTACCTGCGAGTTTCACCGCATGTCGATCCCCGAGACAGACCCATTTCCCCTCCTGAAGCGCGAGGACAAGGGGGTGTTTCGAAGCGGGAAGTTGCAGTTCCTGACCGGCGATTCGTACCGTGGTTCCCTTGGCCGAAAGAACCCGTGGTTCCAGGGCAAAGCGAGTAATGTTCTGCAGTGTCACGATGTCGATACTGCCGTCATCCCGGATCCTGGATTTGATCTCTGCTCGAGCGTAGTGCTGCTGCAGGCCGAGCAGTTCGATCCAGTGACAGCGACTGTACTTGAGAGTCCATGTGACAAAGCGCAGCTCACGAGGTGTATGATCCAGCCCCTTGTGCACATGCATTCCGATCAATCGCATCTGTTCGGCATGCGTGACAGGATCAATCACGTGTCCCGTCCCGGGGGAAATCAGGTTGATCATTTGCAGTCCTTCCTTTGCAAATGTTTCACCCATGATGACGTGAGCCTGAAAGAAGATGTCCTGACCGCCGATGGCGGCAATCGCAGGGACGACACCGGCATTCGCTGCATAGTCGACGGAATCGAGCATATGCAGGCCCAACTCCTGATATTCGGGAAGTGGGCCGACCTTGATAAATGAGGGAATCGGAGTTTCCGAGAATCGATGAGTATCCACATAACCGCAGTAGGGACCGAGTGCGACGAAACGATCAGGATGCTTCAATCCCAGATGCCACGTGCCCGATGCCCCCATCGACATCCCCCGAAGGACGATTCGATCGCGGTCAATGTTGTAGTTGCGGCACACGGCTTCAATCGCTTCGAACACGTCGGTCTCGCCGGCCCACCGGTAGCAATTTTCGACTCGCCCCAACGGGTGGAGCTCGATGTAGTCCACGTCGGGTCCGGTCGCGTCCGCACTGTCGGTCAGACCGAATCGAGACATGAAGCGAAGCTCGCTCATCCCGACCGGCTTGGAGCTTCCATGCAGGACAACATCCAGTCGCGTGGGACGGGACCCGTCATAGCCTTTGGGAATGATCAGTCCGAAGGGTTGTGCAGAGCCGTCGACGGCGGAGACGTACCCGCGGACAAGATTCCCTTTCCGCTTGGTCCAGGGGGACTGGTTGTTCTGAAGTTGCTGGAGGCGATGCAAACCGGTCGCCAGAGCCTGATCCACGACGGCGCGGTCACCGGGCGTGAGCGGCCCGTCATACCGTTGAGCCCAAACAGCCGCTCGGAGAAACACACGAGCATCCGCCAGTAAATCGGGATTGATGTCGGGTCGCCGCGTGAATTCCGCTTGCAACCGTCGAGTCGCCTCGTCCGTTGCAGCGCCTTCACCAGCGGGAGGTGAATCCGCGGCAATCAGGCTGTGCCCCACGAGGACCACCAGGAGACAGAGACACCACTGCACCAGGGAAACGGGATTTGCGATGCGTCCCAAAACGGTGGGCACTACCGGATTCGTGTTGCGGAGGGTGCTTGAGGAATGGTCTACGTTCTTACTTGAACTGGTACTGCGGAAGGGAATCGACATTCTTGTTCCTCTGGCGTCTGACAGGGGTGACACAACATTGCGAACAGATCCAGGGACAATCGCCCCCTCAGCGTCGGCCCGAATGTACACTCGCAGGTCCCCCCTTTCCATTCGGTCGGGCCTGGAAAGGGTCGTGGCTGGCGACAGTAGTGCGACGAGGGGAAATGATGGTTGAGATTTGAGGCCTCGATTAGATTTTGGCAGAAGCTCACGTGGGGCGGGGATACCTTTAAAAGTTGTTGCGGAAAGACGTATGTGCAGGAGCATGCGAAGTGATTTACAATTTGAGGCCACTTCCGCACGACGGAAGCGGAGTGACGCTCACTTTTTCAATGACGGACCGCCCCGGGAATGATTGATCTCCACAGCCATATCTTGCCAGGTGTCGATGACGGACCGCGAGACCTGCAGGAAAGTCTGAAGCTGGCTCGTGCCTATGTCGAGGATGGCGTAACAGTAGTTACCGCGACTCCTCATTGTCATCGGCTGATTCACTTGCTTCGTGCTGATGTACTGCCTCACGTCCAGGCCTTTAACCAGGAATTGAAGGGGGCCGGAATCCCGTTGACGGTGCTACCCGGTTCCGAAATCCAGGTTTACGATTCCACCGTCTACCGGCGTGAGTTTGAGGACGATGTCTTTTGCCATCTAGGCGACCGGAAGACCTTCACGCTGCTCGAATTCAACTGGTCCGTCGATTTATTTCCTCCTGACGCGGCAGAACTGATTGAGTGGATCCGTCGTCAGGGAATGATACCGATCGTCGCTCATCCCGAGAGGCACGTCTTTTTTCGGGAACAGCCGGAATTGGTTCGGCCACTGGTTGAGGCGGGTGCGTGGCTGCAAATTACTGTTGATTCGCTGATCGGCAATTTCGGTCCTGAAGCCAACGCCTTTGCGGAGCAATTTTTACG is from Schlesneria sp. DSM 10557 and encodes:
- a CDS encoding tyrosine-protein phosphatase, with product MIDLHSHILPGVDDGPRDLQESLKLARAYVEDGVTVVTATPHCHRLIHLLRADVLPHVQAFNQELKGAGIPLTVLPGSEIQVYDSTVYRREFEDDVFCHLGDRKTFTLLEFNWSVDLFPPDAAELIEWIRRQGMIPIVAHPERHVFFREQPELVRPLVEAGAWLQITVDSLIGNFGPEANAFAEQFLRTYREAILASDAHNTKRCSGLSRGYQWVREHLGDKRAEDLFDRAEVVRASLLSEPVS